From the Deinococcus aerophilus genome, one window contains:
- a CDS encoding DUF1028 domain-containing protein, which translates to MIKLNTFSITARCARTGQLGVAVSTAVPGVGMLCPFVQAEVGAVATQSFVNPYLGLWGLEYLAAGHPAAETVELLKTRDAGLALRQFAVVDRHGGSAAYSGDGCDGWYGHLTGPDYAIAGNMLVGAATLDAMEQDFSNTADLPLVERLLGALQAGQDAGGDKRGKQSAAVKVFSTEAYPLVDLRVDEHHDPVPELRRVYGVAREQLLPLIAMLPTLAHPNGQFDMEASRRSGLLQDR; encoded by the coding sequence ATGATCAAGCTGAACACCTTCTCGATCACCGCGCGCTGCGCCCGCACCGGCCAGCTGGGCGTGGCCGTGTCGACCGCCGTTCCCGGTGTGGGCATGCTGTGTCCCTTCGTCCAGGCCGAGGTGGGTGCGGTGGCCACGCAGTCCTTCGTCAATCCCTACCTGGGCCTGTGGGGACTGGAATACCTCGCCGCCGGCCACCCGGCGGCCGAGACGGTAGAGCTGCTCAAGACGCGCGACGCGGGGCTGGCCCTGCGCCAGTTCGCCGTGGTGGACCGCCACGGCGGCTCGGCCGCGTACTCTGGCGACGGCTGCGACGGCTGGTACGGCCACCTCACCGGTCCCGATTACGCCATTGCCGGAAACATGCTCGTGGGCGCCGCAACGCTGGACGCCATGGAACAGGACTTCTCCAACACTGCCGATCTGCCCCTCGTGGAGCGGCTGCTCGGCGCGCTTCAGGCCGGTCAGGACGCCGGCGGTGACAAGCGTGGCAAACAGTCGGCCGCCGTCAAGGTCTTCAGCACCGAAGCGTACCCGCTCGTGGACCTGCGGGTGGACGAGCACCACGATCCCGTGCCAGAACTGCGCCGCGTATACGGCGTGGCACGCGAACAGTTGCTGCCGCTTATCGCCATGCTGCCCACCCTGGCCCATCCGAATGGCCAGTTCGACATGGAAGCGTCCCGCCGCAGCGGTCTGCTCCAGGACCGATGA